The Deltaproteobacteria bacterium genome has a window encoding:
- a CDS encoding sigma-54-dependent Fis family transcriptional regulator, with protein sequence MGRFLIVEDQAVLRKGIVKVFMANDHHVDDAADGEAALQLLSRWNYDVVITDLKLPGISGMEVLRHAKSNAPATDVLIMTAYGTIETAIEAMKLGAFDFLQKPFGIPELEMRVEKALQQRMLKNEVDYLRHERDVIYRIKDFIGESPSIKKVYRDISRVAPSSTNVLITGETGTGKELIAGAIHYNSPRAKNSFVKVNCAAIPENLLESELFGHEKGAFTGAVSQRIGRFEQANGGSILLDEIGDMSPLIQAKILRVIQDCQFERLGGNSVTSSDVRIIAATNKDLIREMERGTFREDLYYRLNVVHIHMPSLKERRADIPLLTDHFIKRFNGELKREVKGVNEQAMKTMLSYTWPGNVRELENTLERAVLMSDGDYLDVSDINISAPAISSREAQTWGASPLDLKDLEKEAVLEALRKTNYIQKDAAEILGISKRVMHYKIQQFGIKHPRWIKNR encoded by the coding sequence GTGGGCAGGTTTCTGATAGTTGAAGACCAGGCAGTGCTTCGAAAGGGGATCGTCAAGGTGTTTATGGCCAACGATCACCATGTGGACGACGCTGCGGATGGTGAGGCAGCCCTTCAATTGCTGTCCCGGTGGAATTACGATGTGGTGATCACGGACCTCAAGCTTCCCGGAATCAGCGGGATGGAAGTCCTGAGGCATGCAAAATCCAACGCCCCTGCCACCGATGTACTGATCATGACCGCCTACGGGACCATCGAGACCGCCATTGAGGCCATGAAGCTTGGGGCCTTCGATTTCCTGCAGAAGCCGTTCGGCATACCGGAACTGGAAATGCGGGTTGAAAAGGCGCTGCAGCAGAGAATGCTGAAAAACGAGGTGGATTACCTGCGGCATGAGAGGGATGTCATATACCGGATCAAGGACTTCATTGGGGAAAGCCCATCCATAAAAAAAGTTTACAGGGATATATCCAGGGTTGCTCCATCGTCCACCAACGTCCTCATTACCGGTGAGACAGGGACCGGAAAAGAACTTATCGCGGGGGCGATCCATTACAACAGCCCCAGGGCCAAAAACAGCTTCGTCAAGGTGAACTGCGCCGCCATCCCCGAAAACCTCCTTGAAAGCGAGCTGTTCGGCCATGAAAAGGGGGCCTTCACCGGGGCTGTCAGCCAGCGGATAGGACGTTTCGAACAGGCAAACGGCGGGAGTATCCTTCTGGACGAAATCGGGGACATGAGCCCCCTTATTCAGGCCAAAATACTCCGTGTGATCCAGGACTGCCAGTTCGAAAGGCTCGGGGGTAATTCGGTGACTTCATCGGATGTGCGGATCATCGCGGCCACCAACAAGGATCTTATCAGGGAGATGGAAAGAGGCACATTTCGGGAGGACCTGTATTACCGATTGAATGTCGTTCACATCCACATGCCGTCCCTCAAGGAACGCAGGGCGGACATCCCTCTCCTGACGGACCACTTCATCAAGCGTTTTAACGGTGAGTTGAAGAGGGAGGTCAAAGGTGTCAACGAACAGGCCATGAAAACCATGCTTAGCTACACATGGCCGGGAAACGTCCGGGAGTTGGAAAACACCCTTGAGCGGGCGGTTCTCATGTCCGATGGGGACTATCTCGACGTGTCGGACATTAATATCTCCGCCCCCGCCATATCATCCCGGGAGGCCCAGACGTGGGGCGCATCCCCGCTCGATCTGAAGGACCTGGAAAAGGAGGCGGTTTTAGAAGCGCTGAGAAAGACAAACTACATCCAGAAGGACGCCGCCGAGATTCTCGGAATTTCAAAAAGGGTAATGCACTACAAGATTCAACAGTTCGGCATTAAACACCCACGTTGGATCAAGAACCGTTGA
- a CDS encoding PAS domain-containing protein, with amino-acid sequence MVQPMPRDRVMISPGGFALNVLKYLKSALAVIDREGRILVLNRSAVKILSLDDEVSAIGKNCKDVFASYPYLSDLLMSSFDIHTLPDRAELELQRQPAGDRKVVGYTLSPVYGDDGERLGTALFFKDLTEVERQETKERIRDRLVSLGEMAAWLAHEIRNPLAAIDVSAGFLLKCEKDPSRMEPARDILSEVKRLNTIITQTLDFVRSRPLNLQYCDLGGVLTDTLHECIQGRNDIEISLSLTDIGPVLLDTSQISHALGNIITNSCEAMPDGGTLSASIYTIPSEAGGQVPETFRDHVVRENENIVVEISDTGIGIPEDVIDKVFTPFFTTKNGGTGIGMSLAQKVVAEHWGFLDIESTYGKGTKFKVILPRFISAEG; translated from the coding sequence ATGGTTCAGCCGATGCCAAGGGACAGGGTAATGATTTCACCCGGCGGTTTCGCACTGAATGTCCTGAAATATTTGAAGAGCGCACTTGCCGTCATCGACAGGGAAGGAAGAATACTTGTCCTGAACCGGTCGGCCGTGAAGATCCTCTCCCTCGACGACGAGGTCTCCGCAATAGGAAAGAACTGTAAGGATGTCTTTGCGTCTTACCCTTATCTCTCGGACCTGCTTATGAGCTCCTTTGATATCCATACTCTGCCGGACCGTGCCGAGTTGGAACTGCAGAGGCAGCCTGCGGGAGACCGAAAGGTCGTTGGGTATACCCTCTCTCCGGTTTACGGGGATGATGGTGAACGGCTGGGAACAGCGTTGTTCTTCAAGGACCTTACGGAGGTTGAACGCCAGGAAACGAAGGAGCGGATCAGAGATCGCCTTGTATCGCTGGGCGAGATGGCGGCCTGGCTTGCCCATGAGATCCGCAATCCTCTCGCCGCCATAGATGTGTCCGCCGGGTTCCTCCTGAAGTGTGAGAAGGACCCATCCCGCATGGAACCCGCACGGGATATCCTTTCCGAGGTAAAAAGGCTCAATACGATTATCACCCAGACGCTGGATTTTGTCCGGTCCAGGCCTTTGAACCTGCAGTACTGTGATCTTGGAGGGGTACTGACCGACACTCTGCATGAATGTATCCAGGGCAGGAACGATATCGAAATTTCTCTCTCATTGACCGACATCGGCCCCGTACTCCTCGATACATCCCAGATCTCCCATGCGCTGGGAAATATCATTACCAACTCCTGTGAAGCGATGCCCGATGGCGGTACGTTGAGCGCGTCCATTTACACGATACCCTCGGAAGCGGGCGGCCAGGTCCCCGAAACCTTCAGGGATCATGTCGTCAGGGAAAACGAGAACATCGTGGTGGAAATCTCCGATACGGGTATCGGAATCCCGGAGGATGTCATCGACAAGGTCTTCACACCTTTCTTTACTACAAAAAACGGGGGAACAGGGATAGGCATGTCCCTGGCCCAGAAGGTTGTGGCGGAGCACTGGGGTTTTCTGGACATTGAAAGCACCTATGGAAAAGGGACCAAGTTCAAGGTTATACTACCCAGGTTCATATCCGCGGAGGGGTAA
- a CDS encoding SDR family oxidoreductase, which yields MSDRVLVTGGGGFIGSHLVRGLLSEGYRVSVLDNFLTGRRENLQEIADDIETIREADVRDLQSCMEAAKGVTAVFHLAALASVPRSIEEPILSHEINLTGTLNMLQAARENGVSRFIFSSSSAVYGDNPATPKKEDMEPDPLSPYALHKLAGEYYCRQYSALFGLITASLRYFNVFGTRQDPESQYAAVVPIFMSAILEDEPVRIYGDGEQTRDFVYVGDVVKANLQALGAEGLNGQVMNIAGGEKVTVNGLLGALETVSGISTERIYTDPRPGDIRHSEADISAAAVHIGYEPAVGLEDGLQKTFEWFSRCQGTG from the coding sequence ATGAGTGATCGGGTGCTCGTTACCGGCGGCGGAGGATTCATCGGATCACACCTGGTCCGCGGACTCCTGTCCGAGGGCTACCGGGTGTCCGTGCTCGATAACTTCCTGACAGGACGTAGGGAAAACCTCCAGGAAATCGCGGACGATATCGAGACCATCCGGGAAGCGGACGTGAGGGATCTTCAATCCTGTATGGAAGCCGCGAAGGGCGTCACCGCCGTTTTCCACCTGGCAGCCCTCGCCTCGGTCCCGCGAAGCATTGAAGAGCCGATCCTCTCCCATGAAATAAACCTGACCGGTACCCTCAACATGCTTCAGGCCGCCCGGGAAAACGGGGTATCAAGATTTATTTTCTCTTCATCCTCGGCTGTGTACGGGGACAACCCCGCCACGCCGAAAAAAGAGGATATGGAACCTGATCCGTTGTCCCCTTATGCCCTCCACAAGCTTGCCGGCGAATACTACTGCAGGCAATATTCAGCCCTCTTCGGGTTGATTACCGCGTCATTGAGATACTTCAACGTATTCGGGACCCGGCAGGATCCTGAAAGTCAGTACGCGGCCGTGGTTCCCATTTTCATGTCAGCCATCCTGGAGGACGAGCCGGTCCGTATTTACGGGGATGGGGAGCAGACCAGGGATTTCGTTTACGTTGGGGACGTGGTTAAAGCCAACCTTCAGGCCCTGGGGGCCGAGGGTCTCAACGGACAGGTGATGAACATCGCCGGTGGAGAAAAGGTTACCGTCAACGGGCTCCTCGGTGCCCTCGAAACCGTTTCCGGCATATCGACCGAAAGGATATACACCGACCCCCGGCCCGGTGACATAAGGCATTCCGAGGCCGATATTTCAGCCGCCGCCGTCCATATCGGCTACGAACCGGCAGTTGGTCTCGAGGACGGTTTACAGAAGACTTTCGAATGGTTCAGCCGATGCCAAGGGACAGGGTAA